GGGCGCGATTCAGGGCGGCATCGGTATGGTGCACCAGCACTTCATGCTGTTTCCTACGTTTACAATCGCTGAGAATATCGTGATCGGCAATGAACCGGGATCAGGTGCCAGGTTTGACCGCAAGCAAGCCGTGAAGATTGTTGAGGGGCTTTGTGATCAATACGGAATGAAGGTGGATCCCCGCGCAATCGTAAGCAGCAGCGCGCCTGGCGTGCAGCAGCGAGTTGAAATCTTGAAGGTGCTGTATCAGGGCGCCGAAATCATTATATTGGATGAGCCAACTGGCGTGCTGACGCCGCTCGAGGTGCAGGAGCTCCTGGATGCCATTAAACAGCTCTCCAAACAGGGAAAGAGCTTTATTCTGATAAGTCATAAATTGAACGAGGTTCTTGACGTGGCCGATCGCATCACGGTGCTCCGTGACGGTGCCGTCACGGGCGTGGTGGAGAAGGGAAATACCGATGCCCATCAGCTTTCCCGTCTCATGGTCGGCCGCGAACTGATAGAACTAGATCGCAAGCCGATCACGCCGGGTGAGAAGGTGCTGGAAGTATCAGACGTTTCGATCCGCGGAACGAAAGGAAAGCCGGTTCTGGACGAAGTGAATGTTGAAGTCCGTGCGGGCGAAGTTGTCGGGATTGCCGGTATTTCCGGCAACGGGCAGTCCGAGCTGCTTCAGGTAATTTCCGGTCTGGCTCAGCCGGACAGCGGCCGGATTGCCGTTTCGGGCAAGGACGTAACCGGCATGTCGACAAGGGAGATACGGGAGCACGGATTAGCCCATATTCCGGAGGATCGCTATGTATGGGGTGCTAATCGAACGGCAACCGTGATGGATACCGGGCTTATGGGGCACCACCGCCGCTTGCAGAAGGGCGGCTTCCTTAATCTGAAGGACATTCGTTCGTTAGTTTCCGGATGGGTTCAGAAGTTCTCGATCAAGACGGGCTCCCTGGAGACCAGCACGCAATATTTATCCGGCGGCAATCTGCAGAAGCTGATCGTCGCACGGGAACTGGAACAGGGAACCCCGTTCCTGATCGCTGCCGAACCGACGCGCGGCGTCGACATCGGAGCCATGGAGACGATCCACGGCGAGCTGCTTAAGCGGCGTGAAGAGGGGACGGGAATTCTGTTGGTATCCTCGGAATTAACAGAAATTTTGAAGCTGTCCGACCGGGTTCTGGTTATGTTTGAAGGCCGGATCGCGGGCGAGCTGTCGGCGAAGGAAGCGACAGAAGAGAAGTTGGGACTGCTGATGGCGGGAGGAGCCTTGTAATGAATAAATGGACAAAATTTACGCTTCCGCTGCTCCAGCCGATTGCCGCCATCATTGTTGGGCTGCTTGCCGGAGCCATCGCGATCATGATTGCCGGCGGCGATATCCTGCAGACTTACGCGGAGATGTGGAAGGGTGCCTTCGGCGGCATGTATTTCTTTACGAATACGCTGTCCCGGGCGACCCCGATTATTCTGATTGGTCTGGGCGCGGCGTTTGCATTCCGCGCAGGTTTCTTTAACCTTGGTGCCGAAGGTCAGATGGTGTTTGGCGCGCTTTCTGCCGCATTGGTCGGATTGTACATGCCGGGCCCGGGCTGGCTGGTGTGTATCGTTGCCATTCTTGCCGGTGTGATCGCAGGCGGATTATGGTCGGTGATGGCCGGATATTTTGATGCCCGGTTTCGGGTTAACCTGCTGATCTCCACGCTGCTGCTGAACTATGTGGCCGTGTTGTTTGCGGGTTATCTGGTCGCCTATCCGCTGAAGGACCGCTCGGGTTCAGCTGCGATGGCGCAATCTGAAATGCTCGATAACAGCGTCTGGCTGCCGAAGCTAATCTCCGGTATGCCGCTGCATGTAGGCTTTGTGCTCGCGGTGCTGGCCGCGTTGATTATATTTGTACTGTTGAAGCGCTCCGTGATCGGTTACGAGGTACGGATGCTTGGCGGCAATCCGCTGTTTGCCCTGTTTGGCGGCGTTAAGCGCGGACCGATGATGCTTGGCGCCATGTTCTTCAGCGGCGGCTTGGCCGGTCTTGGTGGCGCCGTTGAAATTCTGGGCTCTCAGTATCGCTATATTGATGGTGCATTATCTACGGCCGACTATGCCTGGACGGGCATTATGGCTGCATTGTTGGCAGGATCGCATCCGATCGGCACGCTGATTGCCTCGATCTTTTTGGCCGCGCTGCAGACAGGCGGTATGGGCGTGGAACGGAATACGGAAGTGCCGCTTGAGGTAGGAGCGATTATCCAAGCCGTGCTGATTCTGTTTATCTCCGCCCGATTCACTTACAGCTTCCTGAAGCGCAGAAAGGGGAACAAATCCGATGGAACAGCTGTTTGATCTTGCCTTAATCAACTCGGCCCTCCGGGTGCTCACTCCGATCTTGCTTGCGGCCCTCGGCGGTGCCCTGTGTTCGCGCGTCGGACTGTTCAACGTCGGTTTGGAAGGCTTTATGCTGCTTGGGGCTTTTTCCGCCGTGGTGGGGAACCACTTCTTCGGCAACGTCTTTTATGCGATTTTGTTCGCGATTGTGATCGTTTCGATATTCTCTTTTATATTTGCTTATCTCAGCATCAATCTGCAGGCGAACGTCATCGTGGTCGGTATCGCGATGAATGCGTTGGCGGCTGGATTGACCACATTTAGTTTACGGGCTATTTTTGATGTAAAAGGTGCATTTTATGACAATACGATGGTTGGGCTGCCGAAATGGAACATTCCGATTATCGAGGATATTCCGGTGATCGGTCCGATACTGGCGGGTTTGACGCCGCTTGTCTATCTGTCGTTTTTGATTGCGGGCCTCATGTGGTATTATTTCTATCGCACGAAGAGCGGCTTCCGGTTCCTGGCTGCCGGTGAGAATCCGCTCGCTGCCAAAAGCGTAGGAATCCGTGTAAGACGGTATCAGTATGGAGCCGTGCTGGCGAGCGGTGTGTTGTGTGCCCTTGCCGGTGCGCAGCTGTCGCTTGGCCAGGTGACGATGTTTACGGAAGGCATGACGGCTGGACGCGGCTTTATTGCGCTCGTAGCTACAATGCTGGGCCAATCGGGTCCGCTTGGAGTAACGGCCGCAAGCCTGCTGTTTGGCTTTATGGATGCGCTCAGCATAAGGTTCCAGGGACTGGCGCTGCCTACGCATTTCACGCAGATGCTGCCTTATGTCGTCACGATTCTGGCGATGTTCTTCTTTAAGGACAAAAGCTTCCAGCAGGATGCACTGAAGCAGGGCTCAAGCTCCAGATAGGTGCGCATGCTGC
Above is a window of Paenibacillus sp. FSL K6-1330 DNA encoding:
- a CDS encoding ABC transporter ATP-binding protein, which produces MLLQMDNITKKYGEFSANRGIDFSLRAGEVHAIVGENGAGKTTLMRILYGMEQPTSGTIRLNGKEVSFASPEGAIQGGIGMVHQHFMLFPTFTIAENIVIGNEPGSGARFDRKQAVKIVEGLCDQYGMKVDPRAIVSSSAPGVQQRVEILKVLYQGAEIIILDEPTGVLTPLEVQELLDAIKQLSKQGKSFILISHKLNEVLDVADRITVLRDGAVTGVVEKGNTDAHQLSRLMVGRELIELDRKPITPGEKVLEVSDVSIRGTKGKPVLDEVNVEVRAGEVVGIAGISGNGQSELLQVISGLAQPDSGRIAVSGKDVTGMSTREIREHGLAHIPEDRYVWGANRTATVMDTGLMGHHRRLQKGGFLNLKDIRSLVSGWVQKFSIKTGSLETSTQYLSGGNLQKLIVARELEQGTPFLIAAEPTRGVDIGAMETIHGELLKRREEGTGILLVSSELTEILKLSDRVLVMFEGRIAGELSAKEATEEKLGLLMAGGAL
- a CDS encoding ABC transporter permease, with translation MNKWTKFTLPLLQPIAAIIVGLLAGAIAIMIAGGDILQTYAEMWKGAFGGMYFFTNTLSRATPIILIGLGAAFAFRAGFFNLGAEGQMVFGALSAALVGLYMPGPGWLVCIVAILAGVIAGGLWSVMAGYFDARFRVNLLISTLLLNYVAVLFAGYLVAYPLKDRSGSAAMAQSEMLDNSVWLPKLISGMPLHVGFVLAVLAALIIFVLLKRSVIGYEVRMLGGNPLFALFGGVKRGPMMLGAMFFSGGLAGLGGAVEILGSQYRYIDGALSTADYAWTGIMAALLAGSHPIGTLIASIFLAALQTGGMGVERNTEVPLEVGAIIQAVLILFISARFTYSFLKRRKGNKSDGTAV
- a CDS encoding ABC transporter permease, which produces MEQLFDLALINSALRVLTPILLAALGGALCSRVGLFNVGLEGFMLLGAFSAVVGNHFFGNVFYAILFAIVIVSIFSFIFAYLSINLQANVIVVGIAMNALAAGLTTFSLRAIFDVKGAFYDNTMVGLPKWNIPIIEDIPVIGPILAGLTPLVYLSFLIAGLMWYYFYRTKSGFRFLAAGENPLAAKSVGIRVRRYQYGAVLASGVLCALAGAQLSLGQVTMFTEGMTAGRGFIALVATMLGQSGPLGVTAASLLFGFMDALSIRFQGLALPTHFTQMLPYVVTILAMFFFKDKSFQQDALKQGSSSR